From Ostreibacterium oceani, one genomic window encodes:
- a CDS encoding acetyl-CoA carboxylase carboxyltransferase subunit alpha, with protein MQTDEYIDIEQPIVELQEKIHELKKLSENSDIDIGIEDEMQRLEKKSQALTKEIFSKLTPWQTAKLARHPLRPYALDYIEKIFTSFNEIHGDRTFADDKAIVCGIAMLEQQPVMVIGQHKGRSTKEKVYRNFGMPRPEGYRKAKRAMHLAEKFSLPIITFIDTPGAYPGIGAEERGQSEAIAANLYTMASLKVPIICTVIGEGGSGGALAIGVGDRVFMLENSIYSVISPEGCASILWRSAEHAKDAADAMHITAKKLQVLDLIDDIIPEPLGGAHRDIDETAAAIKKTITSALADISAMDTDSMLEKRYTRIRQFGFFDT; from the coding sequence ATGCAAACAGACGAATACATTGATATTGAACAGCCGATTGTTGAATTACAAGAAAAAATCCATGAGTTAAAAAAACTCTCTGAAAACAGCGATATTGATATTGGCATTGAGGATGAAATGCAGCGCTTAGAAAAAAAATCTCAAGCGCTTACCAAAGAAATTTTCTCAAAATTAACGCCTTGGCAAACTGCCAAGCTAGCACGGCACCCGTTGCGACCGTATGCGCTAGATTATATTGAAAAAATCTTCACATCATTTAATGAAATACATGGCGATCGCACATTTGCTGACGATAAAGCTATTGTCTGTGGGATTGCGATGCTCGAGCAACAACCCGTGATGGTTATTGGGCAGCATAAAGGCAGAAGCACCAAAGAAAAAGTTTATCGCAACTTTGGTATGCCGAGGCCAGAGGGCTATCGCAAAGCGAAACGTGCCATGCATTTAGCTGAGAAGTTTTCATTGCCCATTATCACATTCATCGATACACCCGGTGCTTATCCAGGTATTGGGGCAGAGGAACGTGGACAAAGCGAAGCGATCGCCGCCAATCTTTATACAATGGCGTCTCTAAAGGTGCCGATAATTTGCACCGTTATTGGTGAAGGTGGGTCTGGTGGTGCGCTGGCAATCGGCGTAGGCGACCGTGTTTTTATGCTAGAAAATAGTATTTATTCTGTCATTTCTCCCGAAGGCTGTGCGTCTATTTTGTGGCGTAGCGCTGAGCACGCCAAGGATGCTGCCGATGCGATGCACATTACAGCAAAAAAACTCCAAGTGCTAGATTTAATCGATGATATTATCCCAGAACCGCTAGGCGGCGCACACCGAGATATTGATGAAACGGCAGCGGCCATCAAAAAAACGATTACCAGCGCGTTAGCTGACATTTCAGCCATGGATACTGATAGCATGCTTGAAAAGCGCTATACGCGTATTCGCCAGTTTGGATTTTTTGACACTTAA
- a CDS encoding CheW domain-containing protein, whose protein sequence is MENLEVLFIPIGQRAIIVPKSLIEYILPYAPPLPSEYAHPTLVGSLIYKNRKVPVMDLAKLDDENPPSAKKHPSGEKNNFRLIIVSSVSEASPFLSYALIATAPPRIFNIAANTVEELDEPHSDLFYSKIKFGSELSYQYAYVPALDNIESSILATH, encoded by the coding sequence GTGGAAAATTTAGAAGTTTTGTTTATTCCTATTGGTCAACGGGCCATTATTGTGCCGAAAAGTTTGATTGAATATATCTTGCCTTATGCACCGCCGTTACCCTCTGAGTACGCACACCCAACCTTGGTAGGCTCGTTAATCTATAAAAATAGAAAAGTCCCCGTGATGGATTTAGCCAAATTGGATGACGAAAATCCCCCCAGTGCTAAAAAACACCCAAGCGGCGAGAAAAATAACTTTCGCTTAATCATTGTGTCCTCTGTTTCAGAAGCCAGTCCTTTTTTGAGTTATGCACTGATTGCAACTGCGCCGCCTAGAATTTTTAATATCGCCGCCAATACGGTAGAAGAGCTCGATGAACCCCATTCTGATTTATTTTATAGTAAAATAAAGTTTGGTAGCGAATTGTCGTATCAATACGCCTATGTCCCAGCGCTAGACAACATTGAGTCTAGCATTTTGGCAACCCACTAA
- a CDS encoding hybrid sensor histidine kinase/response regulator: protein MLTYISENLLTSVKSEMLTTLDKTENRVADIFEFGETHGSEEVIQQIHSVRGALLMLAEKEAASLCDSILQSIKDAIHHAAFENDELAAAFLSLKQYVISLSASKNDTSSLIKAQTGLATQNNAHHFGEDERAMLKKAADKLHELGESDDEALWQSVYKITKAIIGLVKTLESYEFIWLTQQLSILNIKQEISTEAADKTRYLTTFANYLLQISAHGEALGYYEPAQPVIDQLQALTSNTSKALKNDFSPPAYSLLAEDSDISIVFPISAETIETIAFLIKKELAVCKNAFENALAEDKLSDKSVRASLKAGMHLPKAAFHLLAFYPGNALIYDTETILDNGQFNAEQIAEYARNLVLIEDALWGLKYLDKDGVINAQENLERQQAHALFMVANAAKVIVADMGYHFFKGTRDQLLERFDSPQHLDFIQIASQVHQFMAASLLLGEDKLSKLLAKTEQAHLFVSAQPELMQQKPIANAYLDLLVSYEVAFDQLHSAMAVDRRALKLLENTQKRFASVIKFSADQAVDAPYVSHTSASSQADEPFDGMTDDALLTDGQQGAIDSLHGEGFNTAQSALEKGSTAQTNGDASGDAKAADQGVPAGEGGLGDSSAGSSHSDSSGSGYASRAVINENIHSLATDEVDEEILDIFLEEGMDIAKKLAVLVPKLKDNYFDETLAGEIRRAYHTLKGSGRMVGLNVFGEFAWQHEELFNRSLAGEFALNDDAYDLLIKSNELINQTLNTNPFAEDRAALLMAAARVEALRNELLGKDKNAQDISSLSESDLERLADKVGQSKARQSSDEQAIATLAQHPALADSADGGENHHEKKSTAGNVVDENIDKIAQTAQLVAQSGDVDSRDMSAMLKALEQIDTSNLNSEQSQIYDGLTDIENRLSDSWNNLPSQQSAEKIAGALSAMARDNLAAQLDDTLADIDEIKSALAQPKIDSTETAIDHLSSATSNATQAQSLFDAWAQNGFDFGDAFTRLKGNVIETEHLVKSAQLDNVAPLAEKTRETLDQVETRADKDKPLTQSVTQPIANAITEISQLLQSIQSGKTGARINPQTLQALDTAVDELNKNYQQVRSALSAADSEAATGEASASEIDTAGTNSENQLPDQPTTSPFNQTPSTAAVDTSVTDEEQPLPQGRQKGSEQVATFLETARPKVQASKSNFSEWEASAFQARVPLNKLRDNIDEVKRAGNQIEYIDNQLVTQSLTDTLDQVADHPEPPQPIVTEPVKWAIDDLDRMHEDLASGKSGEARPEILDALMQANLSMQPQSSAAQQPHSDTAGFDIKQVAQQIIDDLGTGNEANYDAVSHAASFGQTLAQTAPQTMSPPQVPSQQVPSQQVPIPQAPVSSYLGQPGELTQQLEKFKKALSSNAPSESKNALESSDLSSGQSADQASSLPFDFSEAIDSVYDIEASIDEKNAPSWTWDMLASIEDTLIGMQGKALSPANADLQKVEKALDALADSSRVTPKMAKNIINDLMGLRAGLPGRRQYSDTLEKFNERAEDIIESTDTAYADWASAGFTPDVESLDSLIDQVGAINQVANEVDYGEAAELSSLVDSVLNRIKSEQVKPFTPVSDSVSEALEEIASAKARVDTGSRSEKYPELLSDLDSHAKAEQIGEPISGLNQGAALVGQADSQDSQDDSQDHASSGHASDANTADLALSAKNTVQKSTQAAAQDYESSKDQSSKDQSSHEALVAPELPAAQVAFSERAEQPISSSKQHYSAWQAENYNASEPLQALTTDVQGINEAAQVAAYQDAEDLSQHVTDILSRLAQEQVVPSTATAQTIESALNEFSGIQESTGQGKVATVSQTVVQQTQKQAQTEVLGEPIYTSLSESALSESALSEAALNTLDASTTSGASTASAPVEKATFDASRPEIKLDQVDDNIKTALSDAHASLVPDQKPAASPDGNADGNADGNTDGNADGALGTSSAIDATNSLDLDMASTVYEAFARQAPQHIERSFEQFEDWQASDFVDQAPLQGLHSSVDTITDIAKSSEFQSGTRLGEAVSEVLSQIARDGLTPDEITTDYIKSSLEAFQQSSQAIQAQASEGVEIDDALIDSVRNQAIAIAAQQNQETESQAGKADTAATDASETDTSETDTSETDTSGAAEAPALSMASQVYQEFADQAPPYIEQSFEQFEDWEASAFTDQSTLINLNDSVAKITHIAKSTAFDSAFQLGEAVGGVLGQLAQRDQAPNTETTEAIEASLSAFDYSAKAIQNNADDIDIDPALIDRINAQKDLYPTDAIDELGVMPTEDAEAQSAETANEIANEIEAEGEVAAEIAAERATEVGIEDATPEARADDEAEATQQPYSVTDENSHAFGDDADGAVAFNDPNNLDSTILDIFIDEAKEILQRNEISLQEWGASHDNLSAVQELQRGMHTLKGGARMAEMTVLGDLSHYTESLLDLIVEGTIANKDAAHVLLSEGHEISKDMVFAAESKRYIYASPHFLQRLSDFIEKETGKGLDIKAPTREIAAVDLESRPTPAQTTKDKSTTTKKPYNIRLQSDLIEKLSALAGEDAITRARIERSTTEHGFQLSELTQTIVRVSEQLRRLENETETQILFRHETDLLKEEEFDPLELDRFSEIQQLSRSLSESIDDLGNIRETLHNQLDDVKQALREQGNIQRELQDSILSATLARFDTLESRLARIVDQVANEQGKEVELQIYGGQVEIERNMLEDLLPGFEHTIRNSLAHGIELPQDREAVGKPRKGRIRIGVRREGAEVWFVIADDGCGANLSRIRNKAEKLGILDADKANDKNYLLQLLFEPGFSTAETTTQLSGRGIGLDVLREVVHARQGSIEIETEENKGMATSIRLPFTMSVTDALIVKIGEYTYATPIASIEGVARISIETYGKFANGEVVYHHYGQKRYRLESLLNYIDPNAEKVNSAFGVPVLLIRVGSERLALEVEEIYTRQEIIIKSVNIQLTTIPGVVGAAILDNGQPVAVVEMATLGRQFLQHLAMDTPQQVSLVQQNKEEALETRLKVLVVDDSITMRKITTKILARYDIEAQTAKDGVDAINAIADWIPDLILLDIEMPRMDGFEFATHVRNDSIYEHIPIIMITSRHGEKHRRRAANIGVNGYLGKPYTDDVLIKEIESVLDTKLKR from the coding sequence ATGCTGACCTATATTAGCGAAAACTTATTGACTAGCGTCAAGTCGGAGATGCTGACCACGCTAGATAAAACTGAGAATCGGGTTGCCGATATTTTTGAGTTTGGCGAGACGCACGGCTCAGAGGAAGTGATTCAGCAGATTCATAGTGTTCGTGGCGCACTATTAATGCTTGCGGAAAAAGAAGCCGCCAGCTTATGTGACAGTATTTTACAGAGTATTAAAGATGCCATCCACCATGCGGCGTTTGAAAACGACGAATTGGCGGCGGCTTTTTTAAGTCTAAAGCAATACGTTATCTCGCTTTCCGCGAGTAAAAACGACACCTCGTCATTAATTAAGGCGCAAACGGGGCTTGCTACGCAAAACAACGCACATCATTTTGGCGAAGACGAGCGTGCTATGCTAAAAAAGGCTGCCGACAAATTGCATGAATTAGGCGAATCTGATGATGAGGCATTATGGCAATCTGTTTACAAGATAACCAAGGCAATCATTGGGTTAGTTAAAACGCTAGAGTCGTATGAGTTTATTTGGCTAACACAGCAGCTAAGTATTTTGAATATCAAACAAGAGATTAGTACTGAGGCAGCAGATAAAACACGCTACCTTACAACCTTTGCAAACTATCTATTACAGATTTCAGCGCACGGCGAAGCCTTAGGTTATTACGAACCAGCGCAGCCTGTCATCGATCAATTGCAAGCGCTTACAAGCAATACAAGCAAGGCGCTGAAAAATGATTTTTCACCGCCTGCGTATAGTTTACTGGCAGAGGATAGCGACATTAGTATCGTTTTTCCCATTTCAGCAGAAACCATAGAAACCATCGCTTTTTTAATTAAAAAGGAATTGGCGGTTTGTAAAAATGCATTCGAAAATGCGCTTGCTGAGGATAAATTATCCGATAAATCAGTGCGTGCCAGTTTAAAAGCAGGAATGCACCTGCCAAAAGCAGCGTTTCATTTATTGGCGTTTTATCCGGGTAATGCGCTAATCTATGATACAGAAACGATTTTGGATAACGGCCAATTTAATGCTGAGCAAATTGCTGAATATGCAAGAAATTTAGTGCTAATTGAAGATGCGCTTTGGGGGTTGAAATACCTTGATAAAGACGGCGTTATCAATGCCCAAGAAAACCTTGAGAGGCAACAAGCACACGCTTTGTTTATGGTTGCAAATGCGGCAAAAGTCATCGTTGCTGATATGGGATATCACTTTTTTAAAGGTACCCGCGATCAGTTACTGGAACGATTTGATTCGCCCCAGCATTTAGATTTTATTCAGATTGCGAGCCAAGTACATCAATTTATGGCAGCTAGTCTATTATTGGGAGAAGATAAATTATCTAAATTGCTGGCGAAAACTGAGCAAGCCCATTTGTTCGTTAGCGCACAGCCAGAGCTTATGCAGCAAAAACCCATTGCTAATGCTTATCTGGACTTGCTCGTTAGCTACGAAGTCGCTTTTGACCAGCTACATTCTGCCATGGCAGTCGATCGTCGCGCGTTAAAATTACTTGAAAACACACAAAAAAGATTTGCTTCAGTGATTAAATTTAGCGCTGATCAGGCCGTCGACGCGCCTTACGTGAGTCACACCAGCGCATCGAGTCAAGCAGACGAACCGTTTGATGGAATGACCGATGATGCGCTATTAACGGACGGGCAGCAAGGGGCGATAGATAGCTTGCACGGGGAAGGTTTCAACACCGCGCAATCGGCTTTAGAAAAAGGCAGTACTGCACAAACAAATGGCGATGCAAGTGGCGATGCAAAAGCCGCCGACCAAGGGGTGCCCGCTGGCGAAGGTGGGCTGGGCGACAGCAGTGCTGGTTCAAGCCATTCCGATTCAAGTGGCTCGGGTTATGCCAGTCGAGCGGTGATAAATGAAAATATTCATTCACTTGCAACGGACGAAGTTGATGAGGAAATCCTCGACATTTTCCTTGAAGAAGGGATGGATATTGCCAAAAAATTAGCAGTGCTTGTCCCGAAATTGAAAGACAATTATTTTGACGAGACACTAGCGGGCGAGATACGCCGTGCCTACCATACCCTAAAAGGCTCTGGTCGAATGGTCGGTCTGAATGTTTTTGGTGAGTTTGCTTGGCAGCATGAAGAGCTATTTAACCGATCGCTGGCAGGCGAGTTCGCATTAAACGATGATGCTTATGATTTGTTAATCAAATCAAATGAATTAATCAACCAGACCCTTAATACAAATCCATTTGCTGAAGACCGTGCTGCGCTGCTCATGGCGGCAGCGAGAGTCGAAGCCCTAAGAAATGAGCTATTGGGTAAAGACAAAAATGCGCAAGACATTAGTTCACTCAGCGAGTCTGATTTAGAGAGGCTAGCGGACAAGGTCGGCCAGTCAAAGGCACGGCAGAGTAGCGATGAACAGGCGATTGCGACGTTAGCCCAGCACCCTGCACTCGCTGATTCGGCGGATGGTGGGGAAAACCACCATGAGAAAAAATCGACGGCTGGTAACGTGGTTGATGAAAATATTGACAAAATTGCCCAGACAGCGCAGTTAGTCGCGCAATCTGGTGATGTTGATAGTCGCGATATGAGTGCGATGCTAAAAGCATTGGAACAAATCGACACCTCGAATCTCAATAGTGAACAATCGCAGATTTATGATGGGTTAACCGACATTGAAAATAGGTTGAGCGATTCTTGGAATAATCTGCCCTCACAGCAAAGCGCAGAAAAAATCGCAGGCGCGCTGAGCGCAATGGCCAGAGACAATTTAGCCGCACAATTAGACGACACATTAGCCGATATTGATGAGATAAAATCTGCGTTGGCGCAACCCAAGATTGACTCGACTGAGACTGCAATCGATCATTTATCAAGCGCAACATCAAATGCGACTCAAGCACAATCGCTGTTTGACGCTTGGGCGCAAAACGGATTTGACTTTGGTGATGCATTTACGCGCTTAAAAGGCAATGTGATTGAGACTGAACACCTTGTCAAGTCAGCCCAGCTAGATAATGTTGCACCGTTAGCTGAAAAGACCAGAGAAACACTCGACCAAGTTGAAACCAGAGCAGATAAAGATAAGCCGCTAACGCAATCGGTTACGCAACCCATCGCCAATGCCATTACAGAAATCAGCCAGTTGCTGCAAAGCATTCAATCTGGGAAAACTGGCGCGCGCATTAACCCACAGACCTTGCAGGCGCTAGATACGGCGGTTGATGAGCTGAATAAAAACTATCAGCAAGTCCGATCTGCGTTGTCAGCAGCGGATAGTGAGGCTGCGACGGGTGAAGCAAGCGCGTCGGAGATAGACACTGCGGGAACAAACAGCGAAAACCAATTACCCGATCAGCCGACGACTTCGCCATTTAATCAAACGCCTAGCACAGCAGCCGTTGATACAAGCGTTACAGACGAAGAGCAGCCGCTGCCTCAAGGTCGGCAAAAGGGTAGTGAACAAGTCGCCACGTTCTTGGAAACAGCAAGACCAAAGGTCCAAGCTTCCAAGTCCAATTTTTCTGAATGGGAAGCGTCCGCATTTCAGGCACGCGTTCCGCTCAATAAATTGCGCGATAACATCGATGAGGTCAAGCGCGCAGGCAATCAAATAGAATACATTGACAATCAATTAGTTACCCAGTCGCTAACTGACACGTTAGATCAAGTCGCAGACCACCCTGAACCCCCTCAGCCAATAGTGACTGAGCCAGTAAAGTGGGCGATTGATGATTTAGACCGTATGCACGAAGATTTGGCGAGTGGCAAGTCAGGAGAAGCGCGACCAGAGATTCTAGATGCGTTAATGCAAGCAAATTTGTCAATGCAACCACAATCAAGCGCAGCCCAGCAGCCACATTCAGATACGGCTGGGTTTGATATTAAACAGGTTGCACAGCAAATTATTGACGATTTGGGTACGGGAAATGAAGCAAACTACGATGCGGTAAGTCATGCAGCGTCATTTGGACAAACGCTTGCACAAACCGCGCCACAAACAATGTCCCCGCCGCAAGTGCCCTCGCAGCAGGTGCCCTCTCAGCAAGTGCCTATACCACAGGCACCTGTGTCAAGCTACTTGGGTCAGCCGGGCGAGCTAACCCAGCAGTTAGAAAAATTTAAAAAAGCCTTATCGTCAAACGCGCCAAGTGAGTCAAAAAATGCGCTTGAATCTTCAGATTTGTCTTCAGGCCAGTCTGCTGACCAAGCATCATCGCTACCGTTTGATTTTTCTGAAGCAATTGATTCGGTTTATGATATTGAAGCGTCCATTGACGAAAAAAATGCGCCATCATGGACTTGGGATATGCTAGCCAGCATAGAAGATACATTAATTGGTATGCAAGGCAAGGCTTTGTCTCCCGCTAATGCAGACCTGCAAAAAGTCGAAAAAGCGCTAGACGCACTGGCAGATTCAAGCCGAGTGACGCCTAAGATGGCGAAAAATATCATCAATGATCTCATGGGGCTTCGCGCAGGGCTTCCTGGGCGAAGACAATACAGCGATACCCTTGAGAAATTCAATGAGCGCGCTGAGGACATTATTGAATCGACCGATACGGCTTATGCTGATTGGGCTTCTGCTGGATTTACCCCTGATGTTGAGTCGTTGGATAGCCTCATTGATCAAGTTGGTGCCATTAATCAAGTGGCAAACGAGGTAGACTACGGTGAAGCGGCAGAGCTATCCAGCCTGGTCGATTCGGTGCTAAATCGGATTAAATCTGAGCAAGTTAAGCCGTTTACCCCCGTTTCGGATAGCGTAAGCGAAGCGCTGGAGGAAATTGCCAGCGCGAAAGCGCGTGTCGACACAGGTAGCCGTAGTGAAAAATACCCTGAGCTACTTTCCGACTTAGACAGCCATGCGAAGGCTGAGCAAATAGGAGAGCCAATCTCAGGGTTGAATCAAGGCGCTGCATTAGTAGGACAAGCGGATTCACAAGATTCACAAGACGATTCACAAGACCATGCGAGTTCGGGCCATGCGAGTGACGCCAATACAGCAGACTTGGCACTCTCAGCGAAAAACACAGTACAGAAATCAACGCAAGCAGCAGCGCAAGACTACGAAAGCAGTAAAGACCAAAGCAGTAAAGACCAAAGCAGCCATGAAGCGCTTGTTGCGCCCGAATTGCCAGCGGCACAAGTCGCATTTTCTGAAAGGGCAGAGCAGCCCATTTCGAGTTCGAAGCAGCATTATAGTGCATGGCAAGCGGAAAATTATAACGCAAGCGAGCCGCTACAAGCGCTGACCACTGACGTACAGGGCATCAACGAAGCGGCACAAGTCGCCGCGTATCAAGATGCAGAAGATTTAAGCCAGCATGTGACGGATATATTATCTCGGCTAGCGCAAGAGCAGGTTGTTCCTTCGACAGCGACGGCGCAAACGATTGAATCAGCGTTGAATGAATTTTCGGGAATTCAAGAATCAACTGGGCAGGGTAAAGTGGCAACGGTTAGTCAAACCGTTGTCCAGCAGACACAAAAACAAGCACAAACTGAAGTACTAGGCGAGCCGATTTACACGAGTTTATCTGAGTCAGCGCTATCTGAGTCAGCGCTATCCGAAGCGGCGCTAAATACGCTAGACGCAAGTACCACATCAGGCGCAAGCACTGCATCAGCACCAGTGGAGAAGGCGACTTTTGATGCAAGCCGTCCTGAAATTAAATTAGACCAAGTCGATGACAATATAAAAACGGCCCTTTCTGACGCGCATGCTAGCCTAGTTCCTGACCAAAAACCTGCCGCAAGTCCTGATGGAAATGCTGATGGGAATGCTGATGGGAATACTGATGGGAATGCTGATGGAGCGCTTGGTACATCGTCGGCTATAGACGCAACGAATTCGTTGGATTTGGATATGGCATCCACGGTTTATGAGGCTTTCGCTAGACAAGCACCGCAGCACATCGAGCGTTCATTTGAACAATTTGAAGATTGGCAAGCCAGTGACTTTGTAGACCAAGCACCTTTGCAAGGACTACATAGTAGCGTAGATACGATTACTGATATTGCTAAATCAAGTGAGTTTCAGTCAGGCACGCGTTTAGGAGAAGCAGTCAGTGAGGTCCTGAGCCAAATTGCGAGAGACGGACTTACACCCGATGAAATTACGACAGACTATATTAAATCATCACTAGAAGCATTCCAGCAAAGTAGCCAAGCGATTCAAGCCCAAGCATCAGAAGGGGTTGAAATCGATGATGCATTAATTGATAGCGTTAGAAATCAAGCCATTGCGATTGCGGCGCAACAAAATCAAGAGACTGAATCTCAAGCAGGCAAAGCCGATACCGCCGCAACTGATGCCAGCGAAACCGATACCAGCGAAACCGACACCAGCGAAACCGATACATCAGGTGCCGCTGAGGCACCAGCGCTTAGCATGGCATCTCAAGTTTATCAGGAATTTGCTGATCAAGCACCACCATATATCGAACAGTCATTCGAACAGTTTGAAGACTGGGAAGCCAGTGCATTTACTGATCAGTCTACGTTGATTAATCTAAACGATAGCGTGGCAAAAATAACCCACATCGCTAAATCAACTGCATTTGATTCGGCGTTTCAACTTGGCGAAGCGGTTGGCGGGGTGCTTGGACAATTGGCGCAGCGCGACCAAGCACCGAATACTGAAACGACCGAAGCCATCGAAGCCTCATTAAGCGCCTTTGATTATAGCGCCAAAGCGATTCAAAATAATGCAGACGACATTGACATTGATCCGGCACTCATTGACCGCATTAATGCGCAGAAGGATTTGTACCCGACTGATGCGATCGACGAATTAGGCGTAATGCCAACAGAGGATGCCGAAGCGCAGTCTGCTGAAACAGCGAATGAAATAGCGAATGAAATAGAGGCAGAGGGTGAAGTAGCAGCCGAAATAGCAGCCGAAAGAGCAACTGAAGTTGGCATTGAGGATGCGACGCCAGAGGCGCGCGCAGACGATGAGGCGGAGGCAACCCAGCAGCCATACTCCGTTACCGATGAAAACTCACACGCCTTTGGTGATGATGCCGATGGAGCCGTGGCATTTAATGACCCGAACAACCTAGACAGTACCATCTTAGATATTTTCATCGATGAAGCCAAGGAAATCCTGCAGCGTAATGAAATAAGCTTGCAAGAGTGGGGCGCATCGCACGATAATTTGAGCGCAGTACAAGAGCTGCAGCGTGGTATGCACACCCTAAAAGGCGGTGCGCGAATGGCAGAGATGACGGTTTTGGGTGATTTGTCGCACTACACTGAGAGTTTGTTGGATTTGATTGTTGAAGGCACCATTGCTAACAAGGACGCTGCGCATGTACTGCTGTCAGAAGGTCACGAGATTTCAAAAGACATGGTGTTTGCTGCAGAATCGAAGCGTTATATTTATGCTTCACCCCATTTTTTGCAGCGCCTTAGCGACTTTATCGAGAAAGAAACAGGCAAAGGGCTTGATATTAAAGCCCCAACGCGAGAAATTGCTGCGGTTGATTTAGAAAGTCGTCCAACGCCTGCACAAACCACCAAAGACAAGTCTACAACGACTAAGAAGCCTTACAACATCCGTCTGCAATCGGATTTGATTGAGAAACTATCCGCGTTAGCGGGAGAAGACGCGATAACTCGCGCGCGAATAGAGCGTAGCACAACCGAGCATGGTTTTCAGTTATCCGAATTGACGCAAACGATTGTTCGTGTTTCTGAGCAACTACGTCGCTTAGAAAATGAAACAGAGACACAGATTTTATTCCGCCATGAAACCGACTTGCTCAAAGAAGAGGAGTTTGATCCGCTAGAGCTCGACCGTTTTTCGGAGATACAACAATTATCACGTTCGCTTTCTGAGTCGATTGATGATTTAGGCAATATTCGTGAGACGCTGCATAATCAGTTAGACGATGTCAAGCAGGCGTTACGTGAGCAAGGCAATATTCAGCGTGAATTACAAGACAGCATCTTGTCAGCGACATTGGCAAGGTTTGATACGCTGGAATCGCGGCTCGCTCGGATTGTCGATCAAGTCGCAAATGAGCAAGGCAAGGAAGTGGAGTTACAAATTTATGGCGGTCAAGTTGAAATTGAGCGCAATATGCTTGAAGATTTGCTCCCTGGATTCGAGCATACCATTAGAAATTCGTTGGCGCATGGTATTGAATTACCACAAGACAGAGAAGCGGTAGGCAAGCCCCGCAAAGGCCGTATTCGTATCGGAGTTAGGCGAGAGGGCGCAGAAGTCTGGTTTGTTATCGCAGATGATGGCTGTGGTGCTAATTTGTCTCGTATCCGCAATAAGGCTGAAAAACTGGGTATATTAGATGCCGATAAAGCCAACGACAAAAACTACCTTTTACAGTTGTTGTTTGAGCCAGGTTTTAGTACGGCCGAAACCACCACACAGTTATCGGGACGAGGGATTGGTTTGGACGTCTTGCGTGAGGTCGTTCATGCGCGCCAAGGCAGTATCGAGATTGAAACCGAAGAAAACAAAGGCATGGCTACTTCGATTCGCCTCCCATTTACTATGTCGGTCACAGACGCGTTGATTGTCAAAATCGGCGAATATACTTATGCAACACCGATTGCATCGATTGAAGGGGTTGCCAGAATTTCAATAGAAACTTATGGCAAGTTTGCCAACGGTGAAGTGGTTTACCACCACTACGGACAAAAGCGCTATCGACTCGAAAGCTTGTTAAATTATATTGACCCGAATGCAGAAAAAGTCAATTCGGCATTCGGTGTTCCTGTGTTGTTAATTCGTGTTGGGTCTGAACGACTGGCGTTAGAGGTCGAAGAGATTTACACGCGCCAAGAAATCATTATAAAATCGGTCAATATTCAATTAACCACGATTCCAGGTGTCGTTGGCGCCGCTATTTTGGATAATGGTCAACCCGTTGCTGTTGTTGAAATGGCAACACTGGGTCGGCAATTCTTACAACATCTGGCGATGGATACCCCGCAGCAAGTATCGTTAGTTCAACAGAATAAAGAAGAAGCCCTAGAAACGCGACTCAAAGTCTTGGTCGTTGATGATTCGATTACCATGCGCAAAATCACCACCAAAATTTTGGCGCGATACGATATCGAAGCGCAAACCGCCAAAGATGGTGTTGATGCCATTAACGCCATTGCTGACTGGATACCCGACCTCATCTTATTAGACATAGAAATGCCACGGATGGATGGTTTTGAGTTTGCGACACATGTCAGAAACGATAGTATTTACGAACATATCCCAATTATTATGATTACTTCGCGACACGGCGAAAAACACCGTAGGCGCGCGGCGAACATTGGCGTAAATGGCTATTTAGGCAAGCCCTATACCGATGATGTATTAATCAAAGAGATAGAGTCTGTCTTAGACACAAAATTAAAAAGGTAA